A window of the Chaetodon trifascialis isolate fChaTrf1 chromosome 9, fChaTrf1.hap1, whole genome shotgun sequence genome harbors these coding sequences:
- the igsf11 gene encoding immunoglobulin superfamily member 11, protein MVKFHNSDLWIAWMVMFCMEGSRFDRHTGRVCVQALDVTVSQSSIQVARGQAAVLPCSFTTSAALNNLNIIWMVIPLSNANQPEQVIIYQGGQVFSLANHLNGRVGFVATMPSTSASIFINNTQLSDTGTYQCLVNNLPDRGGRNIGVIGLTVLVPPSVPACRIQGTLDVGSDIMLFCSSEEGIPTPSYSWEKLDALPKLPHNAMQDQMQGTVTLRNISTSTSGLYQCTSSNAIGKSTCLLNLQVVAPQPQSVGLIAGTIATGVLAVIICSLLVVVTLFYWKNKNKYDEEEIPNEIREDDLPPKRSSSVKAFHADASSSENDTLTSTNTYNSRYWHNPKPNYDTNSYTRYNGDTRQTFSTAAHGAHGHGQAQNAGHGHSTVVTAPGSAPLSRHAQPTTATTTSFANGSHTLPPPKTLVVTTNSAPSPPAMVRSNGSVSLKPVVTSTHGQHTHSYAVSQATLERMGAVPVMVPAQSRAGSLV, encoded by the exons tgtgtgtgcaggcgctGGATGTGACGGTATCTCAGAGCAGTATCCAGGTGGCCCGCGGCCAAGCAGCCGTCCTGCCCTGCTCCTTCACCACCAGCGCTGCCCTCAACAACCTCAACATCATCTGGATGGTGATACCACTGTCTAATGCCAACCAGCCAGAACAG GTGATCATTTACCAGGGCGGCCAGGTGTTCAGCCTCGCCAACCACCTCAATGGTCGTGTGGGCTTCGTGGCCACCATGCCAAGTACAAGTGCCTCCATCTTCATCAACAACACCCAGCTGTCCGACACTGGGACTTACCAGTGCCTGGTCAACAACCTTCCAGACAGAGGAGGGCGCAACATCGGCGTCATTGGACTCACGGTGTTGG TGCCCCCCTCGGTGCCAGCATGTCGAATCCAGGGCACGCTGGATGTCGGCAGTGACATCATGCtgttctgcagctcagaggaaggTATTCCCACACCGTCCTACTCCTGGGAGAAGCTGGACGCGCTGCCCAAGCTGCCGCACAACGCCATGCAAG aCCAGATGCAGGGCACTGTAACACTAAGAAACATCAGCACCAGCACCTCAGGACTCTACCAGTGTACCTCCAGCAATGCAATTGGCAAGAGCACCTGTCTGCTCAACCTGCAGGTTGTAGCGC CCCAGCCTCAGAGCGTGGGTCTGATAGCAGGGACTATCGCCACAGGAGTCCTGGCTGTCATCATCTGTTCCCTGTTAGTGGTGGTCACTCTCTTCTACtggaagaacaagaacaaataCGATGAGGAGGAGATTCCCAATGAGATCAG AGAGGATGACCTTCCTCCCAAGAGGTCATCGTCAGTGAAGGCTTTCCATGCAGACGCCTCATCCTCAGAGAACGACACGCTGACGTCCACCAACACCTACAACAGCCGCTACTGGCACAACCCCAAACCCAACTATGATACCAACTCCTATACACGCTACAATGGAGACACTCGTCAGACCTTCTCCACCGCTGCTCATGGTGCGCACGGACACGGACAGGCCCAGAACGCAGGACATGGCCACAGTACAGTGGTCACAGCACCAGGCTCAGCTCCGCTGTCCCGCCACGCGCAGCCCACAACGGCAACGACCACATCGTTTGCCAATGGCAGCCACACGCTCCCCCCACCCAAGACGCTGGTGGTCACCACAAACTCTGCCCCGTCCCCTCCCGCCATGGTGCGCAGCAACGGCTCTGTGAGCCTCAAACCGGTGGTGACGTCCACACACGGACAGCACACGCACTCCTATGCAGTGAGCCAGGCCACACTGGAGCGGATGGGGGCAGTGCCGGTCATGGTGCCCGcccagagcagagcaggctcGCTGgtctga